Within the Candidatus Hydrogenedentota bacterium genome, the region CTGCGCGGGGAGGCGGACCGGTTCCTGTCCGAGGCCGGGGAGGGCGCCGCGCCCGAGTCTTGGGAGGCGCTGGCGCGCCCCTGTGCCGCCATGGGCGGCTGGGATGGGGCGGCGGTGTATCTGGGCCGGGCGGCGCAGGCGCCGGGCGCCTCGCCGGAAACCCGGCTCGCGGAGATTGCCTTCGAGCTGCGGCGGCCCGATGTGGCGGAACAGTGGCTGGGCCGGGCGCTGGAGACCGCCCCGCAGGCGTGGCGCGCGCCGTTGATGCTGGCGGAACTGGCCGGCGCGCGGGGGGACGCGCAGGGCGCGGCGCGGTGGACCGCCGAGGCGCAACGGCGCGGCGCGCCGGAAGATGCCCTGAAAAAGCCGGACGGGGCGGCCCCGCCCGCCGCGCCGGAGGAGCCGTTCGTTCCCGTGAAAACGATGATACGGTAAGGCGCTCCGCCTAGCGCTTCAGCAGGGTCTCCACCTGGTGGATGCGCTTCTCGAGGAAACCCATGAGCTTGGTGTGCAGCTTGGCGTTGGCCGCGGCCACGAGTGAAAGGTGGTTTGACGGGGAACTGTCCAGAAGCAGCACGTCGTCAAATCCCTTGCCGTAGGCATTGGTGACGGTGCACCCCGCCTCCTGGGCGATGAGCAGGGCCGCCGCCAGATCGTAGGGGGCGATGCCGATGACCTTGCCGCAGCCGGCCCGCTCGAAGAGCTCCTGGAGGCGTTCAGGCATGTCGCGGTAGTAGCGGTTGGCGAAATCCAGGCACGCGTCCAACTGGTTGGTGAGGAGGCGGGTGAGGCTGTAGGCGGTGCTGTTGCAGGCGAAAAAGCCGCCTTTTAGGCTGGAGCAGTCAATGAGCCGGGCGGCGGTCGGAAAAATCAGCTCCGCAGGCCGGGCGGGCACGGTCATGGACCATGTCAGAGACTCCAGGTCCTCGTTGGTGGACAGTCTGGTCCGGCGCGACTGGCCGCCCAGATGGACCTTCACCCCCTTGCCCCGCTCCGCTTGAAAAGAACGGTCCCCCAGCAGTTCCAGCACCACGGCGCTGTCAAGGTCCGCCATGGTCGGGCGCTCGATGACGCGGGTGCTGGCAACGGACACCACGCATCCCTCGAATCCGCTCCGGGCGGCGCGGCTCCCGTCAATGGGGTCCACAATCAGCAGGTATTTGGGCTTTTCCGAGGTGAAGGTCGCATAACCTGAATCCTCGGAGTAATAGGCCACGGGCTTGCCCGCCCGCTTCAGGAAGGTTAACAGGGCCTTTTCGGCGGTTTTGTCCAGTTGAAAGGTCACATCGCCGCTGACCGCATTGTCCACCACCTCGCGGCCCTTGACGGCGCGGGCGGAGGCCTCAACGGACTCCTTGATGGCTTTGGCCAAGTCCATCATGAACTGGATAGGCAGGGGGGGGACCGGTTTGGGGACAGGGGGAGGGGCGGAAGGTTTTGGCGCGGCAGCGCTTTTTTTCGCGGGTGCCGGAACCGTCTGCACGGGTTTGGCCGCCGAAACAGGAACCTTATTCGCGGGTTTTACCGGGGCTGGGGGCGACTTTTTCGCCTTTTCCGGCGCGGTCTTGGGGGTTGCAGCCTTTGGGGCCGGAGACTTTGGCTTGGGCGCTTTGGGTTGTGGCGCCGCCTGCTTTGGCGCGGCACTCTTCTTGATTTGCGCTTTTTTCTCGGATCCTGCCGATGGACGCTTTGCCATGCAAATGATCCTCACCTCTTGCGCCTGAGCCAGGCGCACCGCGTTTCTCCGTCCTTTCGCATTTCCATGACGGAAATACTGGAACTGTTAGTCCGCAACCGCCATAAAAACAAGGGTTTATGCAGAAAACCCGCGACACCGCCGACATCCCGCACTGCACCCTTTGAAACACCATCTTAGCACGTCATTGCCGGAATGTCTAGTGGAAAAACGGTCTTACGCCCAAATTGGCATCCGGCGGCGGGAGTTGGTACCATGGAGCGTCTGGAATGGCCTTCGGGCGCACAACACTGGTGAACCCTCCAGCAATGGCCGCTGTATTAAAGGGCAAGGACAAGTTGTTTTGAGCGAACCCCTTCAACAAACCCCCGGAACACCCCGCAAAACGGTCACAGGACGCCGTCCCGCCGCCCCGGTGCTGCATCTGCTCCAGGAAAACCACCGGCTCACAAACCATTCCCATGTCTTGTGTTACGGTTGCGGACAGGGCTCCGACGTGGAGTGGCTCCAGTTGCGCCGTTTCAAGGTGCACGGCTATGACCCGCACCCTCCGTTCGGCTATGCGGAAGCGCCGAAGGGCCTCTATGATTTCGTGTTTTTCAACTATCTGCTGGCCCGCCTCAAGACAGATGCGGCGCGCAAAGCCGCCCTGGCAAAGGCCTTTGGCCATGTGAAGCCCGGTGGCTGGCTGGTGGTCACCAGCCGGAGCGCCATGAAAGCCGAGTCCCCGGACGGGGAAAACGGATTGCTCCGTTTCTTTCAGGAACTGTTCTCGGATTTGGACTACAGTGACTTGGAACTGCTGGCGGCGGACGCCGAGGACCGGTCCGTGGCGGCGATGGTGCGTCGGAACGGGGTATACGCCCCCGCCGTGCCCTGGGTCTGGATAGACGACCGGGAAGAATTCCTTGCCATGTGCGAGCGTCTGGTCCGGGAACCCGTCATCGGTCTGGACGTGGAGACCATCCTGGAGGAGCCGCGCGTCCTGTGCACCATCCAATTGGCCACGCCCCAGCGCACATTCATTGTGGACGCCCTGGCCGTGGCGCCGCTGGACCCGCTGCGTCCCGTTCTGGAAACAGACCGGACTCTAAAGGTCATCCACAACGCCATGTTCGAGGAGCAGATGTTCGCCAAACACAAGATCAAGCTGGTGAATGTCTATGACACCCTGACGGCCTCGCGGAAAAAGCATAAAAAGAGCGCCGTCAGCGGGCACAAGCTGGGCGAAACCTGCGAG harbors:
- a CDS encoding methyltransferase domain-containing protein; the encoded protein is MSEPLQQTPGTPRKTVTGRRPAAPVLHLLQENHRLTNHSHVLCYGCGQGSDVEWLQLRRFKVHGYDPHPPFGYAEAPKGLYDFVFFNYLLARLKTDAARKAALAKAFGHVKPGGWLVVTSRSAMKAESPDGENGLLRFFQELFSDLDYSDLELLAADAEDRSVAAMVRRNGVYAPAVPWVWIDDREEFLAMCERLVREPVIGLDVETILEEPRVLCTIQLATPQRTFIVDALAVAPLDPLRPVLETDRTLKVIHNAMFEEQMFAKHKIKLVNVYDTLTASRKKHKKSAVSGHKLGETCERELGLYLDKGLQTSDWTERPLSAAQLAYAAVDAEVMLLLHRAFCPPPPPENLELF